One Robbsia sp. KACC 23696 DNA segment encodes these proteins:
- a CDS encoding glycosyltransferase family 4 protein encodes MRIAQIAPLHEAVPPKLYGGTERVVSYLTEALVELGHDVTLFASGDSVTTAKLDAVWPQALRLDPTIRDTVAPHMLLVEHVRQRAEEFDVLHFHIDYYPFALMSRQSVPHMTTMHGRLDLPELQPIFRAFPNEYVNSISDHQRKPLPQANWLTTVLHGLPEKLLQPRKDIKPSYLAFLGRISPEKGLDRAIRIAARAGLPLKIAAKLDNADRAYYERDIKPLLSQAHVEFIGEIGESQKAEFLSGAHALVFPIDWPEPFGLVMIEAMACGTPVIAYNRGSVPEVIDDGKSGFIVEDEIGAVAAINRLHLLPRDGVRRCFEERFTSKRMALEYVKAYEQLIDMQRQQRPSLREVGAAK; translated from the coding sequence ATGCGTATCGCCCAGATCGCCCCGTTGCACGAAGCCGTACCGCCGAAACTCTACGGCGGCACGGAACGGGTCGTATCTTATCTCACTGAGGCACTGGTGGAGCTTGGCCATGATGTGACGCTGTTCGCCAGTGGCGACTCCGTGACGACGGCGAAGCTGGATGCGGTCTGGCCGCAGGCATTGCGCCTCGACCCGACAATTCGGGATACGGTGGCACCGCACATGCTGCTGGTCGAGCACGTCCGTCAGCGGGCGGAAGAATTCGATGTGCTGCATTTCCACATCGATTACTACCCGTTCGCGCTGATGAGCCGTCAGTCGGTGCCGCATATGACGACGATGCACGGCCGGCTCGATCTGCCGGAACTGCAGCCGATCTTCCGTGCGTTCCCCAACGAATACGTCAATTCGATCTCGGACCACCAGCGCAAGCCGCTGCCGCAGGCGAACTGGCTGACGACGGTACTCCATGGCCTGCCGGAAAAGCTACTGCAGCCGCGCAAGGACATCAAGCCGAGCTATCTGGCCTTCCTGGGCCGTATCTCGCCGGAAAAGGGCCTGGACCGCGCAATCCGCATTGCCGCGCGTGCCGGCCTGCCGTTGAAGATCGCCGCAAAGCTGGACAACGCCGACCGCGCTTACTATGAGCGCGATATCAAGCCGCTGCTGTCCCAAGCGCACGTCGAATTCATCGGCGAAATCGGCGAATCGCAAAAGGCCGAGTTCCTGAGCGGTGCGCATGCGCTGGTGTTCCCGATCGATTGGCCGGAGCCCTTCGGTCTGGTGATGATCGAAGCCATGGCGTGTGGCACGCCGGTCATCGCGTATAACCGCGGTTCGGTGCCGGAAGTGATCGACGACGGCAAGTCGGGCTTCATCGTCGAAGACGAAATCGGCGCGGTGGCGGCGATCAATCGCTTGCACCTGCTGCCGCGCGACGGCGTGCGTCGATGCTTCGAAGAGCGTTTCACGTCCAAGCGCATGGCGCTCGAGTACGTGAAGGCCTACGAGCAGTTGATCGATATGCAGCGCCAGCAACGTCCGTCGTTGCGTGAAGTCGGCGCCGCGAAGTAA